In Ailuropoda melanoleuca isolate Jingjing chromosome 7, ASM200744v2, whole genome shotgun sequence, one genomic interval encodes:
- the TEX26 gene encoding LOW QUALITY PROTEIN: testis-expressed protein 26 (The sequence of the model RefSeq protein was modified relative to this genomic sequence to represent the inferred CDS: inserted 1 base in 1 codon) produces MRTAYTPKTGAMPALIRQKSIRRLGYTYSLNDPIPNQTQYNDEYVWKTYSKEDLIRTGTSGGIRRHKSHPSQDFFLWTLPQGQPAASIKSYLPWKIAATEEEVRKAISNQFISSTKRDFVDRAKAQKIKESSPMFLEWKKLLPRPADTEFRRNYQVPAKIPELQDFSFKYGCYSSLPVASQGLVPAVLYSHMRNQERTKKQTIYQSDYGKDYLDFLTXLNSFTPSQVTEYLQSVSYKDRQILDRFIRSHCDFGMGQKNKGNRSNEKN; encoded by the exons CCAAAAAAGTATCAGAAGACTAGGATATACATATTCACTTAATGACCCTATTCCCAATCAGACACAGTACAATGATGAGTATGTTTGGAAAACATATTCTAAAGAAGATTTGATCAGAACCGGGACTTCAGGAGGAATCAGGAGACACAAATCTCACCCCAGTCAA GATTTCTTTCTCTGGACGCTACCTCAAGGTCAACCAGCAGCATCAATAAAGAGCTACCTCCCTTGGAAAATCGCTGCTACAGAGGAAGAGGTTAGGAAGGCAATATCAAATCAGTTTATTTCCAGTACCAAAAGAGACTTTGTGGACAGAGCAAAAg ctcagaaGATTAAGGAAAGTTCTCCGATGTTTCTGGAATGGAAAAAGTTACTTCCCCGACCTGCAGACACTGAATTTCGACGGAATTACCAAGTTCCAGCTAAAATTCCTGAGTTGCAGGATTTTAGTTTCAAATATGGATGCTATTCAAGCCTACCAGTTGCTTCTCAGGGTCTAG TCCCTGCTGTGCTGTATAGCCATATGAGGAATCAAGAGCGCACAAAGAAGCAGACTATATACCAAAGTGATTACGGGAAAGACTACCTGGATTTCTTAA ATTTGAACTCATTTACTCCCTCTCAAGTCACAGAGTACCTTCAGAGTGTTTCCTACAAAG acAGACAAATTCTCGATCGCTTTATCCGCTCTCACTGTGACTTTGGCAtgggacagaaaaataaaggaaaccgttcaaatgaaaaaaattga